In Leptolyngbya sp. O-77, the genomic window AAGTCAGTTTCCCTGATTCAGAGGTTCCTGGCTGATTGCTCTGGCGGAGCTTTGGGGCAAAGCACAAACGTCAGAGTCATTCGTTGAGGTCGCAGCATTTTCTCGCTGGGTGAGGGATATCTAAATCGCCCTACGTTTGGGCTTCGGAGTGCGATTGAGGTATCTCACTGCTTCAAAAATGCTGTACCCCGATTGAAATCCACCAATCTTCTGTTCAGAAGTGGCACTGTGCCACTATGCAAACTGCTGTTCCGGATGGGGCGTGTAGACGATAGAAAATCATGGATTGAGCGTTTAACTGAGTTGCCACACCGGAGATTGGTTGCTGGAATGAACTGGAACTACTCAGCAGTGTGGGGCAAATCACTGCGGATTGTGCAGGTGCAAAAACGCCGCCGAAAACACCTCGCCTAGCGGTGCGCCATTGCGCCCCCTGGAAGAATCCTGAGGGCGATTGCAGCGGCATCCAGGCAGACGATGTGAACAGGACGCGATCCGGACGCGAAATCATTCCAAATGCCGAGTTGATTGGGTAGTGCTATTGCAGTTATCGGCTCTGTTTCCAGGTTTTACGCAGTGAATTTTGGGGTTAAGCTGGGGTTAGCTTCAGTGGGTGATTGGTCTGCAAAAGGGCGTAAAGCTCCAGATTTGCCAGAGGCTTTTTACTCTTTCCTATCAGTGTTTCTGAGGGCCTACGAAAGAAGTTGCCAGAAGCCTTGCAGATGCACGACTGGCAATCCAAAATCTAAAATCCAAAATCGAGATCAGCTTGCTGCTTCCCAAGGTTCGATTTTGGCGCGGACGCTTTTCAGGTGTTTTTTCACGGTTTCCAGCGTGATGTAGCAGAGGTCGGCAATTTCCTGGCGGCTGTGGCCAGCGCGGTGCAGTTCCCAAATTTCCGTTTCGCGTCGGGTGAGGCGAAAGCGACGGGCTTCGGCGCGGGCGGCTCGGCGGCGCAGGCTGTCCTGGTCTTCCAGAATCACCAGCAGATAAGGGCGATCGCCCTCAGCTAGGGTCATCCAGTGCGATCGCATCCGAATTTGCTGGCGCGGTTCTACGAAGGATTCGCCATCTTGAACCGTGAGGTTGGCGATGTGTCCAGTGGTAACCAACTGGCATACCTGCCAGAGATCCGTCGGCACCTGGAGGGGCGATCGCCGCTCAGCCTGAACCCGATGCCAAAGCACTTTACAAATCTGTCGAGCCGCATCGTTTGCAATAATTAACTCACTTTCCGTCGCGATGAGAATACCGTCTAACAAACTCTCGAACAGTGAAGTAGGGGGCATATTGGGGGTCATTTTAGGGGGCATTATGGATGACTATCCGCCGAAAATCTCTAAATCACGGCGCTAGAAATAGCACTAGACAGCACAAACTCTCGACTTCATAGATCGCTTTATAGATCAAAAGTCCTGTATTTCAAGCAATTTGGAAGAAACGATTGGCGCTGTAGCGTTTAACCAGTAGCGCTAAAGGGGCAGATCTCAACTGTTCAAAGGTGAGGACAGGAATTGAAAGAAAATGACGAATTCAGGCGCTCGGAGCGATCGCATCACTGGCCGTCAAATTGCTCTACAGGTTTTACAATCTGCCATAGCATTTTCTTGCGGGGTGAGGCACGCACAGTCCTGACGAGGCAAACGCTTCTTGACTATCCGTGTACCTCACTAGCTTCAAAAACGCTATAGCTAGATTCGTGCAAAGTCATGGGGGCGATCGTTTAAGTGAAATCAAGTCGTGTTGTACTACAAGGTATTACATTTTCACGATAGGCTATTCCGGAGAGTTTAGTCAATATCAATTCTTGGTATCACTTCTGTACTACATAGCCGTGCTGTGCGCCCCTGTCTATTCCTCTTCCAGCAAGAGTCTTACCCAGCGTGGCGGTTCAGGAATGGCGTTGCCTAGTCGCCCCAGCAAGAGCCATCCCGCCAGGTGAATCGTAAACACATACACCAAATCGCTCAGCAAAAAGGCTCCTACCGTCAGCGCCTGCACAGCGGGCAGATTGATCTGTCCTAGTGCGCCTACACCCAGCAGCCCCCAATCCACGAGCCGCGTCACCAGCCACTCCAGCAAATCGGCGATGCGCCGCGTTAGATAAACCCACAGGTCTTCGCCTACAAAGGCCGACGTTAGCGCGACTCGCGCAAACAAACCCAGCGTCGCCAGCACTGCACCCATGCTAATTGAGATCGGCCAGCCCGCGCCCCGCCGCCACAAAAAGCCAAGCTGCACGCCTAGCAGGCCGTAGGGAATGATGAACAAAATGCTGAGAAATGGGCCCATCAGCACCGACAGCAGCAGCCCCGTCACCAGCAGCGACATCCAGGCAGCCCGCGCTCCCCAGCGCAAATACACCAGGGCGATTGGCAGCGGAAACACAATCCGCATCCAGGGCACCAGGCTAAGATAGTAGCTCACCAGCCACAGCAACCCCGCCGTGCTAGACAAAAACGCCGTTTCCACGAGCTTGAGCGGAGCCGGAGCCACATTGACCTGCACAGGCAGAGGCTCGGGAGAATCGGCGATCGCTAGTTCGGGTTCCTCGCCCATTGCCCGCAGTGCTGCGTCCCATTCGGTATCGCTAGACGAAGAGGGGCAATCGGAGGGCGATCGCCCTTTGCCTTGCCACCCTTGGGCATCATCTTCTGCTGGCACATCATCTCGCAAGTGGCTCATTCAAGTTTCAAACCGCAGCTTTTCTAATATACTTGTGGAGCTGCTCTAATACACTTGTAGAGCTGCCTGCTGCGCTTGTAGTCTGCCTGGGTAGCCCAAAAGGCATCAGGATGGATGGCTTACCTCTGCCATCCACCCTGACCATCGAAGCTGTCGAAACCAATTACAAGCTCAGAACTTAACAAGACTTATCTAACTAGCCACTGTCGCCCGTGTTCCCTACTGGGCACGCTTGATTGATTTCCAGCCTAAGCAGAACGACTCAAGCTAGCTCAACCATAGCAAACCTGGCTTAGGCACATTTGACTCAAGTTAGACCGTGCCGCTCGCCGAGCTTGTAGCGCCTCAGCCCTAATTGCTATCTAGCTGCTGCAATTGCAGTGTCACGGTTGAGTTTTAGGGCGATGCCTTGTCCCATAGTTAGCGCCTCAGCGCTGAAGCGCTGACTACTAGCCTAAGCTCTAGCGGTAACGTAGTACTAGTTATTATTATCGTCTTGCAGCAGTCCATCCAGCCCTTCTATGATGCCAATAATAGAACCGAGGGGATTTAGCACTCGCCCCACCATTTGTAGGAAACTGGTGTCTCGCCGTCTGGGTACAATAACCACATCGCCATCCTGAATCTCGTTGGCATCGCTGAGGTTCCGCAGGTCAAGCATGCGTCGCTCGACAATCCCCTGCTCGTTCATGCGGATAAAGGCGACGCGACTGAGGCGGGCATCTTCGGTCGGGCCCCCAGCGATCGCCACTGCACTAGACACCGAGCTACCGGGCGGCACCTGCACTTCACCGGGCTTGGTCACTTCGCCCACCACGCGCACGCGCACTGTTGCAGGCGAGAAACTAGAGCGGGCCAGCAGTTGGCGATCCAAAACTTCGCCCTGGCCGAGTGGAGGGATGTAAATGCTATCGCCATCTTGAATCAACGGGTCAGCCCCAGCACTATCACTGCTGATGGCTTCCCACAGATTGATTGTGTAAGACTGGTTGCCGCCATTGGGGCCAACGCGACGCAGATAGACTTGGCGGATATCCGCATTTCGCGTAACGCCACCCGCCGAGATCAGCGCGGCGCTGAGCGTGGGCGTGCCTTGCAGGTCTGTTCCTCGCACAGGGCCAGGGCGCATCACTTCGCCAGCGACGTTGACCACGATTGGGCGGGGAGTTAGCACGGTCACTGTGGCTGCTGGATTAACCAGAATCGCTCGCAGCCGCTCGGTCAGGTCTTGCTTAAATTGCTCTGTGGTCTTCCCCGCTGCCTGAATTGGCCCAATCAGCGGCAGGGTGATGGTGCCGTCTGGCAGGATCGAAGTAGTCAGGGTGTATTCGTCATACCCATAGACGGCAATGCTCAGTTCGTCGCCCGTGCCGAGAATGTAGGCAGGTTGCAGGAGTGGAGAGGCAGCGCTGACGGCGGTTACATTCGACACATTCTGCCCGGTCACCGTTTGGGCGGGCGTAAGGCTGGGCGAGGCGATCAGGATCGCTGCCGAGGTGACAGCCGAGTAGCCAATGCGCTTGACAATTTTCCAGGTCAGCATGGGTTGATAGAGAGTAAGAAGGACGGAAAAGCTGGCGATCGCCCCCAGCCCGCCAGGGTGCAGGAGATCCCATTCGGCAATCCAGTAAGGCTTTCAGCGGTATCTCTAGTATTGCGATCGCGCCCTTATGCTGGCTAGACCATTCAGTAAAGTTTCGGTGAGGGTTGACCGGAATTTTACGGGTTTCCAGGTCAAGATTACGTAAAGTCCTGAATTAGCTCCGTCTGGCTGAGCAGGGCCTCTGCCGCTTCCGCATCGATCGCCTTGCTAAACAAAAATCCTTGACCGCATTCGCAGTTCATCTCTTTCAGGCGGGTCACCTGTTCGGGATCTTCCACCCCCTCAGCGGTGACATCCAGCCCCAGGCTATGGGCCAGGTTGATAATCGTGCGGACGATAGCGGCGCTGTCCTTATCGGTATGCATCTTGGTGATAAAGGAGCGATCGATTTTCAGCGTGTTGATGGGAAAACGATAGAGGTAGCTGAGGGAGGAATAGCCCGTGCCAAAGTCGTCGATAGCAAGCTGGATGCCGAGCGATCGCAGTTGATAGAGCATGTCGATGACGGCTCGACCGTTTTCCATAATCGTGCCTTCCGTAATTTCCAGCTTCAGGCTGGAGGCATCCAGCCCCGTTTCGTAGAGGATGCCCTGGATTTGCTGGGTCAGGTCGGGCAGGGAAAACTGGCGGCTGGAAAGGTTGACGTTGATCGTCAGCGGCGGCAAGTCGGGAAACTGCATCTGCCAGCGGTTCATCTGGCGGCAGGCCTGGCGCAAAATCCACCAGCCGAGGGGAATGATTTGCCCGGTTTCCTCTGCCATCGGGATAAACTTTCCGGGTGGTAAAAATCCTGTGCTGGGATGATACCAGCGGATCAGCGCCTCAAAGCCCACAATGCGGCGGGTGTCGAGTTGCACCAGCGGCTGATAGTGCAAAAATAGCTCTGGTTCTGGATTATCTGCGCCGATCATGGCGTAGCGCTCTTCCTGAGCGATCGCCCGCCGCAGGTCATTTTCTAGCTTGAGCCAGGCCAACATGCGGTTGTGCATGGCCGGGTCAAACACCTGGTGGCGAGCCTTGCCGCTGGCCTTGGCGCGGTGCAACGCCGTGTCAGCATCTTGCAGCATGTGTTCTGCCTGGGTATAGCGGGCAGAGCTAATGGCAATTCCAATACTGATGGTGATATAAACCTCTTGATCGCCAACGTTGAATGGCCGAGCCAGGATTTGCTGAAGCTGTTCGGCTGTGCGCGTAGCTTCGCGCTCGTCTTCAATGTTGGGCAGCAGGATAGCAAACTCATCCCCCGGCAGCCGAGACACCACGGCTTCGCTGGGCAAAAACCCCTTCAGGCGATGCGCCGTGGCAATCAAAAGCTGGTCGCCAACGCTGTTCCCCAGGCTGTTGTTGACGACCTGAAACCGATCCAGGTCAATCAGCAGGACAGCATGAAAGCAGAGCGGATATTCCTGGGAAAAGGCGATCGCCTGCCGCAGCCGATCCAGGAAAAAGGCGCGATTGGGCAGCCCAGTCAAATCGTCGTAGTAGGCGTTGTGCCAAAGCTGGTCTTCGGCCTCTTTACGCTGGGTAATGTCGCTTTGGGAACCCGCCATGCGGTAAGCCGTGCCGTCGCGATGCTTGATAGCCACGCCCCGTGTCAGCATCCAGCGATAGCTGCCCTCGCGATGAATCATGCGATGCTCATGCTCGAAATGGGCCGTGTGCCCGTCGAGATGCTCTTGGAGGGCGGCCTTAAGCGAATCTAGGTCATCGGGATGCACCCGCTCGTACCATTCCTCAAGGCGATCGCCCACCTCCGACTCCTCCCAGCCCAGCATCTCCTTCCACCGAGGAGAATAGTAGACCTGATTCGTCATCAGGTTCCAGTCCCACAGACCCTCGTTCGACCCCTGCACTGCCAGGGCATAGCGCTCCTCGCTCTGACGCAGCAGCAGATTCGTTCGCGACTGTTCCCGCAGCGCCACTGCCGCACCCGTCAGCGTCACCAGCAGCACGGGCATTGCCACCGGAATCCAATACTGGTAATGAAACAACAGCACCGACAGCCCCAGCCAGCCCAAACACAGCCCCAGCCACGCCATCAGCCGCCGCTCAAACGACCACCCCATCAGCCCAAAGCTCAGCACCGGCCCGCCCAAAAGCAGCAGCAATCCCTGCCAACCGCTGCCCAACCGCCGCAGATCATTCTGCTGAAGCAGGTTGCTAATCGCAGCCGCTTGCAGATACATATCGCTCACCGGAACAGCCCGGTCAAACGGCGTTTGCAGCGAGTTCATCGGAGAGGTGGTAATGCCCACCAGCACGATCTTGTCTCGGAAAAACTGGAGCGGCACCTGCCCCCGCACTACATCTGCGTAGGAGTAGTGAGTCAATTCGCGGGCGGCAGCGGGCCAGTTGATCCAGAGTTCCTGGTTAGGATTTTCAACCACAATTCGCTCGCCCAGCGGACGCAGGTGGAGATTGGCCGCCACCAGCGACAGCGCTGGCACTCCATAGCGTCGCAGGCGAATCTGGCGCACCAATCCATCCAGATCTTCACGCGAAAAGACGTGTCCGATATCAACTGCAACGGCTCGTAGGGGCAAAGCAGGCACGATCGCCGAGTCCGCATCAGTCCAGGACTGACCCAACACAACTTTGCCAGACTCTCTCATTGCTGCTACCAGGGCCATGTCCTGGGGATCATTTTCCGACAAGAGCGGGTTGAGGACGATGACGCTGGGCTGGGCGGGGCTGAGCTGGTTGATTAGGTCTGCGTAGCGATCGCGCGTCCACACAGTTTGCCCAGCACTCCGCTGACTCTCTTCGTCAATTTCGACCACGACGATATCTTTGCTCCAGGCAATCGGCCCGCGCAGTGAGAACAGGGCGTTATATCCCAGGTGTTCCAAAGACTGCACCAGACCCAGATGAATCAGTCCCAGCACCAGCAACCCCGCCAACACCCCCGGCAAAATCCGATCCCAAACCGTCTTCACCAGCGGCAAGCGCTGAATCGCAAACGGCAGCTTAGCGGGCGGTTTTAACCAATGGAGCATGATAGGGGCGTGTATCCAGCGACTATAGGCATTCTTGGAAGTTTCGTGGCAGCATTTTGAGGCGGTCGTTCTGGCGGCTTTTGGAGGTTGTTTCAGGCAGCTTTTCCTTTCGTGAACGTTTGAGTTCCGAGTTCGGGACGTTGCCAAGAGAATGTTACGCCAACTTTAACGCTTTACCGCCCGACGGCTGAGGCGAGTTGCCCTGGCGCAAACTGCCTCGCCCCTGGAGAGTCGTTCGCCTGGGCCGAGCGTGTTCCAGCACGACTCGAAAGGGGTAGGCTGCTGACATTGTGAAACGGGTGAAACGGCGCAGTGCATTGCGCTGGGTGGCACCTGTCTAGCACTGAATTGGGCAAAATAGCCAGTTGAGTCAGCAGGATTGTAGGGAAAGAAAAGTGGTTGGAATGGGTGATGCAGGTAGACGGCAGAGCTATCTGGCGAAATGTCCTCATGGGGCGGCAGGGTGGGGCGCTGCAAAGACCTTGAGGCATCGTTTCCTTGAGACATTGTTTCACAAACCGAACCCAGCTTTAGTGCTCCGGCAGATCGTGCTGGACTGAAGATGTCGTCAGAATTACAGGGCAATCCCCGTGATAACCATAGCATCAACCGCAAAAGGGGGAATGACATCTCTGGCAGTGACACTTTGGGCGATCGCCCTTCGCTGCACCCTTCGCCGCACTCTTCCCAGGCTCCAATCACCCGCTGGTTTTAGACTTGTTCCTAAGATGGTCAGAACTTGCCTATCCAGTTGTTTTAACGCTAGACACGCGCCAGCAACCCCTGTGCCTTTACCTAAGTGGGTCATCATACTGCATGGTCGGGGCAATGTCTTGGAGGCTTTCACCCTGTCTTTGCCCTCCTGATGCAAGCTGGCAGAGTTCTGAAGCCTGCACACGACACGGTATCTTGTTGGGAATGGCAGAATTGGGAAATAGATTGAGTGGAACGCTTGAGCAGGCAAATTGAGCAGGACTATAAATTGAGCAATTAAGCTGAACAATTTAAGCTAGGACAACGTTTACAAGGGTGTTCAGAGAGTGCTCTAGAGGCGATCGCGCTGGTGGCAGCGGCCGCCCCAGAGCAGCAAACCCTAAGGGAGCAATGTTGGATGGTTGTGCGTCTGGTTGGTCGTCTGGATCTTTGGGCAAGCCACTCCCCCCGACAAGGCGGCAGCAGTGCCTCGAACAACGCTTATCCTGCGGTAGTGACCCCTGTTTCCTGAACCGCTTAGAAAGCTCATCCGGAGCCGGCTGAAGTTAGGCAAATCCACAATTTCCTTAAGATATTCCCCAAGATACCGGAACTGTTCGATGAAATAGTCGATACAATTGTTTCCCATCCTAGACCCACCCTAAGTTCCCAGACAAAACCCGTGGATGTTTCTTCTGCACCATTTCAGCTTGACTTAGATCGAGTATTCCCATTTGAGCTGGATGCCTTTCAACGGGAAGCGATCGCCGCCCTGGATGCAGGAAAATCTGTGGTGGTTTGTGCGCCCACGGGTTCGGGCAAAACGCTGATTGGCGAATATGCAATTATTCGGGCACTGGCGCAAAATGAGGAACTGGCGGCTCAAGGCAGTAGATCGTGCCCCCGTCGCGTGTTCTACACCACGCCGCTGAAGGCGCTATCCAACCAAAAATTGCGCGATTTTCGCGATCGCTTTGGCGAGCAAAACATTGGCCTGCTCACAGGCGACGTGTCGATTAACCGCGACGCGCCGATTTTGGTGATGACGACGGAAATTTTCCGAAACATGCTCTATGGCACGCCCATCGGCGAAGTAGGCACCTCGATGGAAGGCGTGGATGCCGTCGTGCTGGACGAGTGCCATTACATGAACGATCGCCAGCGAGGCACCGTCTGGGAAGAGTCCATCATCTACTGTCCCAAAGAGGTGCAGCTTGTGGCGCTGTCGGCCACCGTCGCCAACAGCGACCAACTCACCGACTGGATCGACCGAGTTCACGGCCCCACCGCGCTGATCTATTCCGACTTTCGCCCCGTGCCCCTGGAGTTTTACTTTGGGTCGCCCAAGGGTCTGTTTCCCCTGCTCAATGACGAAAAAACTGCCGTTAACCCCCGCTTCAAGAAAAAGCGCGGCAAACAGCCCAGGGTTCGGCAAGAGCCAACGAAGATTTCCTTTCTAGTCAGTCAGCTTCAGCAGCGCGACATGCTGCCTGCTATCTACTTCATCTTTAGCCGCCGGGGCTGCGACCAGGCAGTGCAGGAAATCGAAACCCTATCGCTGGTGAATGAAGCCGAAAAAGCCCAGCTAAAAGCTTTCATTGACCTGTTTCTGGAGCGCAACCCAGAGGCAGTCCGCGCCAGCCAGATCGAGCCGTTGTATCGGGGGATTGCGGCTCACCACGCGGGCATTCTGCCGGCCTGGAAGGTGTTGGTGGAGGAACTATTTCAGCAGGGACTGATCAAGGTCGTGTTTGCCACTGAAACGCTGGCCGCTGGGATCAACATGCCTGCCCGCACCACGGTCATTTCCAGCCTGTCGAAGCGGACAGATCGGGGGCATCGCCTGCTAACGGCCTCAGAATTTTTGCAGATGGCGGGGCGGGCCGGGCGGCGCGGCATGGACGACCGGGGCTATGTGGTGACGGTGCAAACGCCCTTTGAAGGGGCAACGGAGGCGGCGTACCTGGCGACGCAGGGCGCAGATCCGCTGGTGAGCCAGTTTACCCCTAGCTACGGCATGGTGCTGAATCTGCTGCAAACGCACTCGGAGGAGGAGGCGCGGGATCTGATCGAGCGCAGCTTTGGGCAGTATCTGTCTACGCTGTATCTGCGGCCGCAGCAATTGGCGATCGCCGATCTGGAGGCCGAAGTCGAGCAGCAGCAGGCGCAAATCGCCCATGTCGATGCTGACATTCTCAACAGCTACGAAAAGCTGCACGACCGGATCAAAGAAGAGCGCCGCATTTTGAAATATCTCCAGCAGCAGGCGCAAGAGTTGCAAGTGAAAGACATGCACGCGGCGCTGCCGTTTGCGATTGCCGGAAGTATTCTCTCGCTCAAAGGAAAATACGTACCCGTTGCCAAGCCCTTGCCTGCGGTACTGGTGGCAAAGACGCAGGGCGGCGGGCAGTTGCCCTATTTTGTTTGCCTGGGGCAAGACAACCGCTGGCGCGTGGTGACGGCAAACGACGTGGTGGGCCTTCATGCCGAGCTGCCCCGCATGGCGCAGGTGGATCATTTAACCGTGCCGCCAGAACTGCCGCCAAAGCCGGGGCAAGTCCGCTCTGGCTCAGAAGAATCGGCGGCGATCGCCCAGCAGATTCCCTCCATCCCCGCCCCGACCGAGCAGGCTCCCGAAGTTATAGAACAGCAGGCAAAAGTGCGGGAGCTAGACCTAGAGCTACAGCGACACCCGGCGCGTCAGTTTGGCAATCCGGGACAAATTTTGAAGCGGCGCAAGCAGGTCGAGCGGCTGTTGGAGGAGTTGGGCGATCGCCGCGCCAAGCTAGAGCGCCACACCCATCGCTACTGGCAGGAATTCGTCAATTTGATGGAAATTTTGCGGCGGTTTGGCTGTCTGGATGGCGTGGTGCCAACGGAATTGGGACAGATCGCCGCCGCCATCCGGGGCGACAATGAACTCTGGCTGGGGCTGGCGATGGCATCGGGCGAGCTAGACGATCTCGATCCTCATGAACTGGTGACGGTCTGTGCGGCGCTGACGACGGAGGTGTCTCGCCCAGATGTGTGGACGAGCTATCAGGTGTCTGCTGGGGTAGAGTCGGCGCTGGAAGGACTCCGCAGCACGCGCCGCCAGCTCATCAAGCTCCAGCATCAGTATCAGGTGGCGCTGCCCGTGTGGATGGAGTATGACTTTATTCCGCTGGTAGAGCAGTGGGCGCTGGGGGTGGAATGGCCGGAACTGTGCGCCAATACGAGCCTGGATGAGGGGGATATTGTTCGGGTTCTGCGACGGACGCTGGATTTTATGTCGCAGATTCCTCATGTGCCGTATTTGCCGTCTACCTTAAGGGATAATGCTCGTCGGGCGATCGCCCTGATCGATCGCTTCCCGGTGAATGAAGGGATTGAGTAAGGGCACGACCCCTGATCCCTGACCTCTGCTCTGTATCCGAGCCAACAGCCTTGGGGGATATCCCCCCAAACCCCCCTTTTGCAGGGGACGAAGCGTCCCCCACACCCCCTCCTAAGGGCGTGTCGGTGAGTGTCAGAGGTCGCTTTGCATTGCAGGAGTGGCGGGGGCGATCGCTCTCATTACCCAAAGCCCCTCCGTCGGCCCGCCACCTTGCCCCCCCCACCCGTCATATCCGCACCACCCGTCGCACCCAGCACAGCGAGAAGCTTAAACACCCACTGAGAAACGAGGTCGGAGGGGGTTTGGGGGACGAAGCGCGTCCCCCAAGCGGGGGTTTGGGGGGAAAGCTTCCCCCCAAGGCTGTCGGTTCGGACGAGACAATCTTTCCCCAGGACTGTTGGCTCAGACAAAGCTAATGCAAACTGTTACCGTCAGTGAATTTTTTTAACTGGGGATCATCGCCAGATTATGGCCAGGTTAATCTGAAGCTATGCAGTTGGGATCACTCATTAATCTTCATTGATCAAGGATTCCTGCCCGAACATATCTGCAAAGTGCCAATGCGAAATGCCAGCAAAGTCTTTGGAGTAGGTTTAGTCAAAATGGGGCGATCGCCCTCGCGCTTCTCTACATAAGCGTGAGTCGTTTTATACCGCTTCTTGATACCCGAAGTGCCGCTTGAAAAATCTGTGGGAACGGTTGATTCTTGACCCTCTCCAATTCAACTCATCGAGAGTTAATCGAGAGATTAATCAAGACTAAAGCGCTTCTGCTCTTAATAAAACGCCCGGCCCGTCGTCTCAAAACTTCTCAACCACATCGGCAGAAATCCTGTGTTCTCAACTGCTTGACCCCCGTAGGGGAGCATCAAGCTGAAACATCAGGAGGAATTTTCCATGTCTGAAACTGTTGGCAAAAATGCGGAAAGCCGTACTAGAACTGTGGCGATCGTGGGGCCCTATCTCAGTGGCAAAACGACGCTTCTCGAAAGTCTACTCTTTGTCACTGGAGCCATTTCCCGCAAGGGCAGTGTAAATGACAAAAACACGGTCGGGGATGCGTCACCCGAAGCCCGCGATCGCCAGATGACCGTTGAAATTAATGCCGCCAGCACTCAGCATGGCGGCATTTTATTTACCTTTCTCGACAGCCCCGGCTCGGTCGAATTCGCCCAGGAAACCTGCAACGCCCTGATCGGTGTCGATGCCGCCGTAGTGGTCTGCGAACCAGACCAGGCGCGAGTGCTGACGCTGGCTCCGCTGTTTCAATTCCTCGACGACTGGGAAATTCCCCACCTCGTTTTTATCAACAAGATGGATCGAGCCAACGACAGCTTTGCCGACATCCTGAACGCGCTAAAGCAAGTGTCGAGTCGTCCCTTGGTGCTGCATCAGTATCCCATCGGTC contains:
- a CDS encoding helix-turn-helix transcriptional regulator, whose product is MPPTSLFESLLDGILIATESELIIANDAARQICKVLWHRVQAERRSPLQVPTDLWQVCQLVTTGHIANLTVQDGESFVEPRQQIRMRSHWMTLAEGDRPYLLVILEDQDSLRRRAARAEARRFRLTRRETEIWELHRAGHSRQEIADLCYITLETVKKHLKSVRAKIEPWEAAS
- a CDS encoding DUF2232 domain-containing protein; this translates as MSHLRDDVPAEDDAQGWQGKGRSPSDCPSSSSDTEWDAALRAMGEEPELAIADSPEPLPVQVNVAPAPLKLVETAFLSSTAGLLWLVSYYLSLVPWMRIVFPLPIALVYLRWGARAAWMSLLVTGLLLSVLMGPFLSILFIIPYGLLGVQLGFLWRRGAGWPISISMGAVLATLGLFARVALTSAFVGEDLWVYLTRRIADLLEWLVTRLVDWGLLGVGALGQINLPAVQALTVGAFLLSDLVYVFTIHLAGWLLLGRLGNAIPEPPRWVRLLLEEE
- a CDS encoding polysaccharide biosynthesis/export family protein — translated: MLTWKIVKRIGYSAVTSAAILIASPSLTPAQTVTGQNVSNVTAVSAASPLLQPAYILGTGDELSIAVYGYDEYTLTTSILPDGTITLPLIGPIQAAGKTTEQFKQDLTERLRAILVNPAATVTVLTPRPIVVNVAGEVMRPGPVRGTDLQGTPTLSAALISAGGVTRNADIRQVYLRRVGPNGGNQSYTINLWEAISSDSAGADPLIQDGDSIYIPPLGQGEVLDRQLLARSSFSPATVRVRVVGEVTKPGEVQVPPGSSVSSAVAIAGGPTEDARLSRVAFIRMNEQGIVERRMLDLRNLSDANEIQDGDVVIVPRRRDTSFLQMVGRVLNPLGSIIGIIEGLDGLLQDDNNN
- a CDS encoding EAL domain-containing protein, with translation MLHWLKPPAKLPFAIQRLPLVKTVWDRILPGVLAGLLVLGLIHLGLVQSLEHLGYNALFSLRGPIAWSKDIVVVEIDEESQRSAGQTVWTRDRYADLINQLSPAQPSVIVLNPLLSENDPQDMALVAAMRESGKVVLGQSWTDADSAIVPALPLRAVAVDIGHVFSREDLDGLVRQIRLRRYGVPALSLVAANLHLRPLGERIVVENPNQELWINWPAAARELTHYSYADVVRGQVPLQFFRDKIVLVGITTSPMNSLQTPFDRAVPVSDMYLQAAAISNLLQQNDLRRLGSGWQGLLLLLGGPVLSFGLMGWSFERRLMAWLGLCLGWLGLSVLLFHYQYWIPVAMPVLLVTLTGAAVALREQSRTNLLLRQSEERYALAVQGSNEGLWDWNLMTNQVYYSPRWKEMLGWEESEVGDRLEEWYERVHPDDLDSLKAALQEHLDGHTAHFEHEHRMIHREGSYRWMLTRGVAIKHRDGTAYRMAGSQSDITQRKEAEDQLWHNAYYDDLTGLPNRAFFLDRLRQAIAFSQEYPLCFHAVLLIDLDRFQVVNNSLGNSVGDQLLIATAHRLKGFLPSEAVVSRLPGDEFAILLPNIEDEREATRTAEQLQQILARPFNVGDQEVYITISIGIAISSARYTQAEHMLQDADTALHRAKASGKARHQVFDPAMHNRMLAWLKLENDLRRAIAQEERYAMIGADNPEPELFLHYQPLVQLDTRRIVGFEALIRWYHPSTGFLPPGKFIPMAEETGQIIPLGWWILRQACRQMNRWQMQFPDLPPLTINVNLSSRQFSLPDLTQQIQGILYETGLDASSLKLEITEGTIMENGRAVIDMLYQLRSLGIQLAIDDFGTGYSSLSYLYRFPINTLKIDRSFITKMHTDKDSAAIVRTIINLAHSLGLDVTAEGVEDPEQVTRLKEMNCECGQGFLFSKAIDAEAAEALLSQTELIQDFT
- a CDS encoding DEAD/DEAH box helicase, producing MDVSSAPFQLDLDRVFPFELDAFQREAIAALDAGKSVVVCAPTGSGKTLIGEYAIIRALAQNEELAAQGSRSCPRRVFYTTPLKALSNQKLRDFRDRFGEQNIGLLTGDVSINRDAPILVMTTEIFRNMLYGTPIGEVGTSMEGVDAVVLDECHYMNDRQRGTVWEESIIYCPKEVQLVALSATVANSDQLTDWIDRVHGPTALIYSDFRPVPLEFYFGSPKGLFPLLNDEKTAVNPRFKKKRGKQPRVRQEPTKISFLVSQLQQRDMLPAIYFIFSRRGCDQAVQEIETLSLVNEAEKAQLKAFIDLFLERNPEAVRASQIEPLYRGIAAHHAGILPAWKVLVEELFQQGLIKVVFATETLAAGINMPARTTVISSLSKRTDRGHRLLTASEFLQMAGRAGRRGMDDRGYVVTVQTPFEGATEAAYLATQGADPLVSQFTPSYGMVLNLLQTHSEEEARDLIERSFGQYLSTLYLRPQQLAIADLEAEVEQQQAQIAHVDADILNSYEKLHDRIKEERRILKYLQQQAQELQVKDMHAALPFAIAGSILSLKGKYVPVAKPLPAVLVAKTQGGGQLPYFVCLGQDNRWRVVTANDVVGLHAELPRMAQVDHLTVPPELPPKPGQVRSGSEESAAIAQQIPSIPAPTEQAPEVIEQQAKVRELDLELQRHPARQFGNPGQILKRRKQVERLLEELGDRRAKLERHTHRYWQEFVNLMEILRRFGCLDGVVPTELGQIAAAIRGDNELWLGLAMASGELDDLDPHELVTVCAALTTEVSRPDVWTSYQVSAGVESALEGLRSTRRQLIKLQHQYQVALPVWMEYDFIPLVEQWALGVEWPELCANTSLDEGDIVRVLRRTLDFMSQIPHVPYLPSTLRDNARRAIALIDRFPVNEGIE